From one Liolophura sinensis isolate JHLJ2023 chromosome 10, CUHK_Ljap_v2, whole genome shotgun sequence genomic stretch:
- the LOC135476248 gene encoding cytochrome P450 6B1-like, giving the protein MINAEKEAQSVSGNTRVSQSNGTVDESEGDDGYWKDKRKGQGLTDSEILAASILFFTAGFDTTASTLAHLFYHLAMNPDHMDKLIAEIDEHYPDVSHLSLTYTLTHRSYHLAMNPGHADKLIAETDEKYPDVSHL; this is encoded by the exons ATGATCAACGCAGAGAAGGAAGCCCAATCAGTGTCGGGAAACACGAGAGTTTCCCAGAGCAACGGAACAGTCGATGAGTCTGAAGGGGATGATGGTTACTGGAAGGACAAAAGGAAAGGACAAG GCTTGACTGACTCTGAGATTCTGGCGGCCTCGATCCTGTTCTTCACAGCGGGTTTCGACACCACGGCCTCAACACTGGCCCACCTGTTCTACCACCTGGCCATGAATCCTGACCACATGGACAAACTCATCGCCGAGATTGACGAGCACTATCCGGATGTAAGTCACCTGTCACTCACTTACACACTCACACACCGGTCCTACCACCTGGCCATGAATCCTGGCCACGCGGACAAACTTATTGCGGAGACTGATGAGAAGTACCCGGATGTAAGTCACCTGTAA
- the LOC135476591 gene encoding cytochrome P450 3A24-like: MNVLGLINVPIWVVVLLTVLFLFYWYATRNNGIFKKIHVDGPTPWPVIGNVHEVLRKGFIEAYDEWFKKYGRVFGHFEGSHPLLVIGDAEMLREITVKEFNTFTNRRSFGILEVAEPPVTDFLTVMENDDWRHNRNTLTPAFSGGKLKKMTDMIIDAGETFVNTLKKKADTGEPVDMKEHTGAYTMDVIAATAFGIKLDTQTTPNDPFVKHARKFFDFSIFSLSLIILFFFPFLKPLIKVFKIQISPKDAINFFSNVVKQALAERRNNPGKYSDFLQLMINAEKEAQSASGNMTGSHSNGIVDESEGDDAYWKDKRKGQGLTDSEILAASILFFAAGYDTTASTLAHLFYHLAMNPDHMDKLITEIDEHYPDGKRPDYESIGKLSYLDMVIQEGLRINPPAGRMDRVCSRDITVRGVHIPAGMGVALPIYMIHHDPGYWPDPEVFDPERFSPENKEKHHPLQWIPFGYGPRHCIGMRLALIEMKFIIVQLLQKYRFVPNSKTKPLKFKDNPLLSSTKTGVWVTAVHRE; encoded by the exons GTACGCAACAAGAAATAATGGTATCTTTAAAAAGATACACGTTGATGGTCCCACCCCATGGCCTGTGATAGGAAACGTCCACGAAGTGCTGAGAAAG GGATTCATTGAAGCTTACGACGAATGGTTCAAGAAGTATGGCCGAGTGTTTGG CCATTTTGAAGGGTCACACCCCCTACTGGTCATTGGGGACGCCGAAAtgttaagggagataactgtgaagGAATTCAACACCTTTACCAACAGGCGG AGCTTTGGGATCTTAGAGGTTGCGGAGCCGCCAGTGACGGATTTCCTCACTGTAATGGAGAATGACGACTGGCGCCACAACCGTAACACCCTGACGCCGGCCTTCAGTGGCGGCAAACTGAAAAAG ATGACAGACATGATCATCGATGCCGGAGAAACGTTTGTGAACACGCTGAAGAAGAAGGCGGACACTGGAGAGCCAGTTGATATGAAGGA aCATACTGGAGCCTACACCATGGACGTCATCGCCGCCACAGCGTTTGGCATTAAACTGGACACCCAGACCACACCGAACGATCCTTTCGTCAAACACGCTAGGAAATTTTTCGACTTTTCCATATTCTCCCTTTCCTTGATAATTTTGT ttttctttccatttttgaAACCTTTAATTAAAGTTTTCAAGATCCAAATCTCGCCGAAAGATGCCATTAATTTCTTTAGTAATGTTGTGAAACAAGCGCTGGCAGAACGAAGGAACAATCCAGGG AAATATTCTGACTTCTTACAACTCATGATCAACGCAGAGAAGGAAGCCCAGTCAGCGTCGGGAAACATGACAGGTTCCCATAGTAACGGAATAGTCGATGAGTCTGAAGGGGATGACGCTTACTGGAAGGACAAAAGGAAAGGGCAAG GTTTGACGGACTCGGAGATTCTGGCGGCCTCGATCCTGTTCTTCGCGGCGGGTTACGACACCACGGCCTCCACACTGGCCCATCTGTTCTACCACCTGGCCATGAATCCAGACCACATGGACAAACTCATCACCGAGATTGACGAGCACTATCCAGAT GGCAAAAGGCCTGATTATGAAAGCATCGGTAAGTTATCTTACCTGGACATGGTGATCCAAGAAGGACTACGAATAAATCCTCCCGCGGGAAG AATGGACAGGGTATGCAGTCGTGACATCACAGTTAGGGGTGTTCACATTCCAGCAGGAATGGGCGTGGCTTTACCAATCTACATGATCCACCATGACCCCGGTTACTGGCCCGATCCGGAAGTGTTTGATCCAGAAAG ATTCTCCCCGGAAAACAAGGAGAAGCACCACCCACTCCAGTGGATCCCGTTCGGGTACGGTCCCAGGCACTGTATCGGAATGAGACTGGCTCTGATTGAGATGAAGTTTATCATCGTCCAGCTCTTACAGAAGTACAGATTTGTCCCCAACAGTAAGACT AAACCTCTAAAGTTTAAGGACAATCCCCTTCTGTCGAGCACCAAAACCGGAGTGTGGGTGACGGCCGTACACAGGGAATGA